A portion of the Corynebacterium occultum genome contains these proteins:
- a CDS encoding Wadjet anti-phage system protein JetD domain-containing protein, whose translation MLSLIDARARARRFLDSHERELLAGEFAGFGFPLRPPTAAQAAGDTPATREFIRQWQGHPYVETALRNWSSVGFGRQEVPVRVQLDTISQLVDFTGYEAEWASLVERRELLVSVVGSLAPVIVALPLWRNESLADLRLAGEVVEWFENHPSSGVLPRAVAVEGVHGKWLENHRPLVESLLAGRHGWEGRADLGLAAPPRRVRLRFHDSDAPAGLGDMEIPLADLAHLSAPEAVIMVENLESFLALPTWPGVVLAWGAGYRAVDTVQAPFFRETPLFYWGDLDADGYAILDAVRALVPETLSVLMDEATVQRWKHLGVEDRSFQPRIYERLLDAENAGLDALIMGGHLRIEQERIRFDVVVEAFETALGRG comes from the coding sequence ATGCTCTCGCTTATCGACGCCCGCGCCCGCGCCCGGCGTTTCCTGGACTCCCATGAACGGGAACTCCTCGCCGGGGAGTTCGCCGGCTTCGGCTTCCCGCTGCGTCCCCCGACCGCGGCCCAGGCCGCCGGGGACACTCCCGCCACCAGGGAGTTCATCCGGCAGTGGCAGGGTCACCCCTATGTGGAGACGGCGCTGCGCAACTGGTCTTCCGTCGGTTTCGGCCGTCAGGAGGTGCCGGTGAGGGTGCAGCTGGACACCATCTCTCAGCTCGTGGATTTCACCGGTTATGAAGCCGAATGGGCGTCCCTGGTGGAGCGGCGGGAGCTGCTGGTTTCGGTGGTCGGCTCCCTGGCCCCGGTGATTGTGGCCCTGCCGCTGTGGCGGAATGAATCCCTGGCAGATCTGCGATTGGCTGGGGAAGTGGTGGAATGGTTCGAAAATCATCCTTCCTCCGGGGTGCTGCCCCGCGCCGTGGCCGTGGAAGGCGTGCACGGCAAGTGGCTGGAGAACCACCGACCACTGGTGGAAAGTCTGCTGGCTGGTCGGCACGGCTGGGAGGGCAGGGCCGACCTTGGGCTGGCGGCGCCCCCCAGGAGGGTTCGCCTGCGCTTCCATGATTCGGATGCGCCTGCCGGGCTGGGGGACATGGAGATTCCCCTGGCGGACCTGGCTCACCTGAGTGCACCTGAGGCGGTGATCATGGTGGAGAACCTCGAATCCTTCCTGGCGCTGCCCACCTGGCCCGGGGTGGTTCTTGCCTGGGGTGCCGGCTACCGGGCCGTCGACACCGTGCAGGCACCTTTCTTCCGGGAGACACCCCTGTTCTACTGGGGTGACCTTGATGCCGACGGTTATGCGATCCTGGATGCCGTGCGCGCTCTGGTGCCTGAGACTCTCTCGGTCCTGATGGACGAGGCAACGGTGCAGCGTTGGAAACATCTCGGGGTGGAGGACCGCAGTTTCCAGCCCCGGATCTATGAGCGGCTTCTTGATGCCGAAAATGCTGGTCTGGATGCCCTGATCATGGGTGGGCACCTCCGCATCGAGCAGGAGCGGATCCGTTTCGATGTGGTGGTGGAGGCCTTTGAGACTGCGCTGGGCAGGGGATGA
- a CDS encoding App1 family protein: MAISDIVRKIEGRINRAGTRRKAQAGWVPAITGFSGYGSQRRVRVLGRVLMADPEADTASLAGHLPKSTHRSQIGQFQELSQEAQRGWRQFFTTQVGDLPVSVQVADRQVESKTDDNGYIDVLVEDHGLKPGWHEVSISAEGAETVSARVLIVDSSAKIGLVSDIDDTVMVTWLPRALLAAWNSWVRHTSSRKPVPGMAEFYAEVLREHPQAPVFYLSTGAWNTFETLELFLAKHRLPSGPLLLTDWGPTPTGMFRSGQEHKKVQLRNLIIEYPDIQWILVGDDGQHDPLIYGEALAEHPDRIAGVAIRQLSPGEHVLSHGTTTAISESGINHGPDVPTIFGRDGHELLRRYQAEPFPKVLKQDR, from the coding sequence ATGGCGATCTCAGATATTGTGCGCAAGATCGAAGGCAGAATTAATCGGGCGGGAACCAGGCGTAAGGCACAGGCCGGCTGGGTTCCCGCGATCACCGGTTTCTCCGGATACGGCTCCCAACGCCGGGTCAGGGTGCTGGGCAGGGTGCTCATGGCCGACCCGGAAGCAGACACTGCTTCCCTGGCCGGTCACCTGCCGAAGTCCACCCACCGTTCCCAGATCGGGCAGTTCCAGGAATTAAGCCAGGAGGCGCAACGTGGCTGGCGGCAGTTCTTCACCACCCAGGTGGGTGATCTACCGGTCAGTGTCCAGGTGGCGGACCGTCAGGTGGAGTCCAAGACCGATGACAACGGTTATATCGATGTCCTGGTCGAGGACCATGGTCTGAAACCTGGTTGGCATGAGGTGAGCATCAGTGCCGAAGGAGCTGAAACCGTCAGCGCCAGGGTGCTGATCGTGGATTCCTCAGCGAAGATCGGGCTGGTCTCGGATATCGATGACACCGTCATGGTGACCTGGTTGCCCCGTGCCCTGCTCGCCGCATGGAACTCCTGGGTGCGGCACACCAGCAGCCGCAAACCCGTCCCCGGCATGGCCGAGTTCTATGCCGAGGTGCTCAGGGAACACCCCCAGGCCCCGGTCTTCTACCTCTCCACCGGAGCGTGGAACACCTTCGAAACCCTCGAACTCTTCCTGGCCAAGCACCGCCTTCCCAGCGGTCCCCTGTTGCTGACTGACTGGGGTCCGACACCTACCGGCATGTTCCGTTCCGGGCAGGAGCACAAGAAGGTGCAGCTGCGGAACCTGATCATCGAATACCCCGATATCCAGTGGATCCTGGTTGGTGATGATGGGCAGCATGATCCCCTGATTTACGGTGAGGCCCTCGCAGAGCACCCGGACCGCATCGCGGGTGTGGCGATCCGCCAGCTCTCCCCCGGCGAACATGTGCTCTCCCACGGCACCACCACCGCCATCAGCGAATCCGGCATCAACCACGGCCCGGATGTGCCCACCATTTTCGGCAGGGACGGGCATGAGCTGCTGCGTCGCTATCAGGCGGAACCCTTCCCGAAGGTGCTTAAGCAGGACCGATAA
- a CDS encoding ABC transporter ATP-binding protein, producing the protein MAAIDIQDLTVVFPDGTTGLSRVNLEVAEEEFLALIGPSGSGKTTLLRTIAGFLQPSSGSLHIQGRDVTRVPPEKRRMGMVFQQHAVWPHMSVAANVAYPLKQAKVARPERERRVREALELVGLGGYGSRKPASLSGGQQQRVALARAIIADPRVLLLDEALSALDEPLRDSLRRELVSLTRRQGLTTVHVTHDRAEALSIADRVVVLMAGEVQQIAEPAELTRRPATAQVAAFIADAAVLEGSLDDARVTCPALGLSWSQAEVELIGDMGTTTGVVQLAVLPAAVETLPPGTPGAVPARVASVLFAGEYFSLTVETESGHRFRAAVRGPRPRVDEAVSIRITRPLVYPA; encoded by the coding sequence ATGGCGGCAATTGATATTCAAGATCTCACGGTTGTCTTCCCGGATGGCACCACCGGCCTTTCCCGGGTCAACCTGGAGGTGGCGGAGGAGGAGTTCCTGGCGTTGATCGGCCCCTCGGGTTCCGGTAAAACCACACTGTTGCGCACCATCGCCGGTTTCCTGCAGCCCAGTTCGGGTTCTCTGCATATCCAGGGTCGTGATGTCACCAGGGTGCCCCCGGAGAAGCGACGGATGGGCATGGTCTTCCAACAGCATGCGGTGTGGCCGCACATGTCCGTCGCCGCGAATGTGGCCTACCCGCTCAAGCAGGCTAAGGTCGCTCGTCCGGAGCGGGAGCGCAGGGTGCGGGAGGCGCTGGAACTGGTGGGGCTCGGCGGTTATGGTTCCCGCAAACCAGCCAGCCTCTCCGGTGGTCAACAGCAGCGTGTCGCCCTGGCCCGGGCCATCATCGCTGACCCCAGGGTGCTGCTGCTGGATGAAGCTCTTTCCGCCCTGGATGAGCCCCTGCGGGACAGTCTGCGCCGTGAGCTGGTTTCACTCACCCGACGGCAAGGGTTGACCACGGTGCATGTCACCCATGACCGTGCGGAGGCATTGTCCATCGCGGATCGCGTGGTGGTGTTGATGGCTGGCGAAGTGCAGCAGATCGCGGAACCGGCAGAACTGACCCGACGTCCCGCAACTGCCCAGGTTGCCGCCTTCATCGCCGATGCCGCAGTGCTGGAGGGCTCGCTTGACGATGCCCGTGTCACCTGCCCGGCACTCGGTTTGAGCTGGTCCCAGGCAGAAGTGGAGCTGATCGGCGATATGGGAACCACCACGGGAGTAGTACAGCTGGCGGTGCTTCCCGCGGCCGTCGAGACGCTCCCACCGGGTACCCCGGGTGCAGTGCCGGCCCGGGTTGCCTCAGTGCTGTTCGCCGGTGAGTACTTCAGTCTCACCGTGGAGACCGAATCGGGGCACCGTTTCCGGGCTGCGGTCCGTGGCCCCCGCCCAAGGGTGGATGAGGCGGTGTCCATCCGGATCACCCGACCCCTGGTCTACCCGGCATAG
- a CDS encoding ABC transporter permease, with product MRLISSLATLRIGVWLIVIGLFLTPLSLVISLALGANQIPVLLEEDLGTTVWNSVYTTFLSAVGAVVIGTLIALLLDRTDARGTGVLRLFLLSPLLIPPFVGAIAWLQLFGPNQGLNRFFGTEIWNVYGADGVTALMTLHSYPIVYVIVAAALRSIPADLEQAARVAGADTLTVLRTVTLPLLRPALLSSFTLTAVANLADFGIPALLGSPARFETLATMIYRFMNSGTIPNPLQVTSTVGVLLLLLGVAAVVADHAVSLYAGSKLQHTGNALRFRLGLARGPITALAWVLGLGITLLPILGLAYRALLPAPGVPFTLENISLGNFEKVLSNPRTIDGLSNSLFLALMAALICGVLGWLVGLLVTRTTSRWNTPMTLVVLLPTALPGLIIGVGWLILGRYTGTYNTIWVILGAYVCAFTALVLQAVRAPLRQTPLAVEEAARISGAGKVRSLLDTTGAMAVPAAISGAVLVAVTAVRELTVSVLLIAPGTTTLGVQVFNLQQAGDYNQASALSLLFAAVGIIALALTVRGVSGTATPTRPRNIAERM from the coding sequence ATGCGGTTAATTTCCTCTTTGGCCACACTCCGGATCGGGGTGTGGCTCATCGTCATTGGACTGTTCCTCACCCCACTCTCCCTGGTGATCTCCCTCGCTCTGGGTGCCAACCAGATTCCGGTGTTGCTTGAGGAGGACCTGGGGACCACGGTGTGGAACTCGGTGTACACCACTTTCCTCTCCGCGGTGGGGGCGGTGGTGATCGGGACACTCATCGCTCTGCTGTTGGACCGCACCGATGCCCGTGGCACAGGTGTACTAAGACTCTTCCTGCTCTCCCCCCTGTTGATCCCGCCCTTCGTCGGGGCGATCGCCTGGCTGCAGCTCTTCGGACCCAACCAGGGGCTGAACCGCTTCTTCGGCACCGAGATCTGGAATGTCTACGGCGCAGACGGGGTCACGGCGCTGATGACCCTGCACTCCTACCCCATCGTCTACGTGATCGTGGCTGCGGCGCTGCGCTCCATCCCGGCAGACCTGGAGCAGGCTGCCCGGGTCGCCGGTGCCGACACTCTCACGGTGTTGCGCACCGTCACCCTGCCGCTGCTGCGCCCGGCACTGTTGAGCTCCTTCACCCTGACCGCGGTGGCCAACCTCGCAGACTTCGGTATCCCGGCCCTGCTGGGCTCCCCCGCGCGCTTCGAGACACTGGCGACGATGATCTACCGCTTCATGAATTCCGGCACCATCCCGAATCCACTGCAGGTGACCTCCACGGTGGGTGTCCTGCTGCTGCTGCTGGGTGTTGCTGCGGTAGTCGCGGACCATGCGGTCTCGCTCTATGCGGGCTCGAAGCTGCAGCACACCGGCAACGCCCTGCGTTTCCGTCTGGGTCTGGCACGGGGTCCGATCACCGCCTTGGCCTGGGTGTTGGGGCTGGGGATCACCCTCCTGCCGATTCTGGGTCTGGCTTACCGTGCGTTGCTCCCCGCCCCGGGTGTTCCCTTCACCTTGGAAAACATCAGTCTGGGTAATTTCGAAAAGGTGTTGAGCAATCCGCGCACCATCGACGGGTTGAGCAACTCGCTTTTCCTGGCGCTCATGGCCGCACTGATCTGTGGCGTGTTGGGCTGGCTGGTGGGTTTGCTGGTCACCCGGACCACTTCACGCTGGAACACACCGATGACTCTGGTGGTGTTGCTCCCCACTGCATTGCCGGGGCTGATCATCGGTGTGGGGTGGTTGATTCTGGGTCGCTACACCGGTACCTACAACACCATCTGGGTGATTCTGGGTGCCTACGTCTGCGCTTTCACTGCCTTGGTGCTCCAGGCGGTGCGGGCTCCGCTGCGACAGACTCCTCTGGCGGTGGAGGAGGCGGCCCGGATCAGTGGCGCCGGGAAGGTTCGTTCCCTGCTGGACACCACCGGTGCAATGGCGGTTCCCGCCGCAATCTCCGGGGCAGTGCTGGTGGCAGTCACCGCCGTGCGGGAGCTGACGGTTTCAGTGCTGTTGATAGCACCCGGCACCACCACCCTGGGGGTCCAGGTGTTCAACCTGCAGCAGGCCGGCGACTATAACCAGGCATCGGCATTGTCCCTGCTCTTTGCAGCTGTCGGTATTATCGCTCTCGCGTTGACGGTGCGTGGGGTGTCTGGCACCGCGACGCCGACGCGCCCCCGAAACATTGCCGAAAGGATGTAA
- a CDS encoding ABC transporter substrate-binding protein, whose amino-acid sequence MLSPSLRLSKRALLSLAALATSAAVLSACAEPSESEDAAATTATADGEKTILTVYTSEPEAKVDEINAAFMAAHPEIEVEVYRAGTGDLNARIAAEKESGDIEADVLWAADSPTFETYAAEGDLAQLQDIDTADLIEEAVDEDGYYVGTRIIPTVIAYNSELVKESELPQSWADLTDPKYAGQLVMPDPAVSGAAAFNASVWKNDENLGEEWINALGENAPMIAASNGPTSQEIAGGGHPIGIVVDYLVRDLAAEGSPIDLLYPSDGVPFITEPAGVFEASENKEAAELYINFLLSEEAQQIAVEQNYLPVREDVGTPAGAPALADIALMTPDLQVVTDDKDAAVELFQNAMN is encoded by the coding sequence ATGTTGTCTCCCTCCCTGCGTCTGTCCAAGCGGGCACTGCTATCCCTTGCAGCCCTCGCTACCTCCGCCGCGGTCCTGAGCGCCTGCGCTGAGCCGAGCGAATCTGAAGATGCTGCAGCCACCACTGCCACAGCGGATGGGGAGAAGACCATCCTGACCGTCTACACCTCCGAGCCGGAGGCCAAGGTCGATGAAATCAATGCCGCTTTCATGGCCGCCCACCCCGAGATCGAGGTCGAGGTGTACCGGGCCGGTACCGGTGATCTGAACGCCCGTATCGCCGCCGAGAAGGAATCCGGTGATATTGAGGCGGATGTGCTCTGGGCTGCGGATTCCCCCACCTTTGAAACCTATGCCGCCGAGGGTGACCTGGCCCAGCTGCAGGACATCGACACCGCAGACCTGATCGAGGAGGCCGTGGATGAGGATGGTTACTACGTCGGCACGCGCATCATCCCGACCGTGATCGCCTATAACTCCGAGCTGGTGAAGGAGTCTGAGCTGCCGCAGTCCTGGGCCGATCTGACTGACCCGAAATATGCCGGTCAGCTGGTCATGCCGGATCCGGCGGTCTCCGGTGCCGCTGCCTTCAACGCCTCGGTGTGGAAGAACGATGAGAACCTTGGCGAGGAGTGGATCAACGCCCTGGGTGAGAATGCGCCGATGATCGCCGCCTCCAATGGCCCGACCTCCCAGGAGATCGCCGGTGGCGGCCACCCGATCGGCATTGTCGTGGACTACCTCGTTCGCGATCTGGCTGCCGAGGGTTCCCCGATCGACCTGCTGTACCCCAGCGATGGTGTCCCCTTCATCACTGAGCCAGCCGGTGTCTTCGAGGCCTCCGAGAATAAGGAGGCAGCTGAGCTCTACATCAACTTCCTGCTCTCCGAGGAGGCACAGCAGATCGCCGTGGAGCAGAACTACCTGCCGGTACGTGAGGATGTGGGCACCCCCGCGGGTGCACCGGCACTCGCTGACATTGCCCTGATGACCCCGGACCTGCAGGTTGTCACCGATGACAAGGATGCCGCTGTAGAGCTCTTCCAGAACGCAATGAATTAA
- a CDS encoding NADP-dependent oxidoreductase codes for MTDSLSTQIELASRPQGMPELKNFRTVQIELPDLLEGEVRVRNEYISVDPYMRGRMSGAKSYIPPFELGETMGGGAVGTVIESRAAELPVGTLVSSAHGWRDIAQGQAAEFSPRPALEGVSPSLYLGLLGMPGLTAYVGLRGIAELREGDVLFVSGAAGAVGSAVGQFARLMGASRVIGSAGSEEKTELLKQKYGFDTVINYKKGPIRQQLTHAASEGIDVYFDNVGGDHLEAALDVLKPHGRVALCGAISQYNNEKPEPGPDNLGQIVMKKLKLQGFIVGDHLEYREEFETVVGEWFRQGRISYDETVVEGIEEAPRAFIELLQGGNIGKMVVKV; via the coding sequence ATGACAGATTCTTTGAGTACCCAGATCGAATTGGCCAGCCGCCCCCAGGGCATGCCGGAGCTGAAGAACTTCCGCACCGTGCAGATCGAACTTCCTGACCTCCTCGAAGGCGAGGTACGGGTCCGAAATGAGTACATCTCAGTGGACCCCTATATGCGAGGACGGATGTCAGGGGCCAAGAGCTACATTCCGCCTTTTGAGCTCGGCGAGACCATGGGCGGGGGCGCGGTGGGAACCGTCATTGAATCCCGTGCCGCGGAACTACCGGTGGGCACCCTGGTCAGCAGTGCCCATGGCTGGCGGGACATCGCCCAGGGCCAGGCAGCGGAATTCAGTCCCCGCCCAGCCCTGGAGGGTGTCTCACCATCCCTCTACCTGGGTCTACTCGGCATGCCCGGTTTGACCGCCTATGTGGGCCTGCGGGGAATCGCGGAGCTCCGGGAGGGTGATGTCCTCTTCGTTTCCGGTGCTGCCGGAGCGGTGGGTTCCGCGGTAGGGCAGTTCGCCAGACTGATGGGGGCTTCCCGGGTGATCGGATCCGCGGGCAGTGAGGAAAAAACCGAACTGTTGAAGCAGAAGTACGGCTTTGACACCGTGATCAACTACAAGAAGGGGCCGATCCGCCAGCAGCTCACCCATGCCGCCTCGGAGGGGATAGACGTGTACTTCGACAATGTCGGCGGGGATCACCTGGAGGCGGCACTTGATGTGCTCAAACCTCATGGCCGGGTCGCGCTCTGTGGTGCGATCAGTCAGTACAACAATGAAAAGCCGGAACCGGGGCCCGACAATCTGGGGCAGATCGTGATGAAGAAGCTGAAGCTGCAGGGCTTCATCGTCGGTGACCACCTGGAGTACCGCGAGGAGTTTGAGACAGTGGTCGGGGAGTGGTTCCGCCAGGGCCGGATCTCCTATGACGAGACCGTCGTGGAG